In Streptomyces capitiformicae, one genomic interval encodes:
- a CDS encoding AfsR/SARP family transcriptional regulator — translation MLALHAGDVVSTDRLIELAWSGRPTGINTVQSHVSYLRRVLGGRSAITARFPGYALEWDTDAGAAERLVRTARHSSDPAAAAALLRSALALWRGRPLVDVAEVPWLAEQSDRLAELESEARRALADARLALGEHMRVLPQLRDAAADHPFDERVQGQLVLALYRSGRQADALVVLREVRTRLATELGIDPGPALRELEAAVLRQDPSLAPPGSVVDIRGGTAPVSGQAAPGCARAASVCARAVCARGVSSGPRRPLVGRDRELAVLDGLLADSASSPFLVVTRDPGIGKTRLLTELAGRAHSAGRVVLWGRATEFEQQVPFGIVADAFADLGAQSLRGLSDDDVDLLRGILPMLPQAAAAVAAREGLGAERYRLHRAVRALLEALAEPAGLMLVLDDMHDQGSAELLDHLLRHPPRGQVLVTVSYRTRQLSGRLRQGLGRALKDGLVETVDLGPLSPDAVDAMLPARLASARRREIHQAGRGNPFYVLALAATKKADPDRTGGEELPAQVRAALTAELDALAETEVLVAQTVAVAADTAEPELVARTAGLGIDDVLKALDTLTARDLLRPIQHTDRFRFRHPLVRRVVYDTAGPGWRIAAHARAAAALREHGASAAERAHHVERSARRGDQEAIAVLREAAFGALHSSPASAARWLAAALRLAPHDGEMAPVRLDLLGLRAQALALTGQLEQSRETIYELLRLLPAEAGGVRASLVSLCASNERLLGRHAEAKALLVTELAHHPQHDARATATLLVTLAIGHRPSAIGHRLEAHLDDVDWPEKALEAARRTGVRPLLAGALAARVLADQGGGEVDLESLGRLDEAATLVDAMPDGELTQLLCSAVWLATAEIVEERSIARFGTCGGHSTSRAAAARRFSAARSASCWPWGTD, via the coding sequence GTGCTCGCGCTGCACGCGGGCGACGTCGTCAGCACCGACCGCCTGATCGAGCTGGCGTGGAGCGGGCGGCCCACCGGGATCAACACCGTGCAGAGCCATGTGTCGTATCTACGCCGGGTTCTCGGCGGCCGTTCGGCGATCACTGCCCGTTTTCCGGGCTATGCGCTGGAGTGGGACACCGACGCGGGCGCCGCCGAGCGGCTCGTGCGCACCGCGCGGCACTCCTCGGACCCCGCCGCCGCTGCCGCGCTGCTGCGGTCCGCGCTGGCGTTGTGGCGGGGGCGGCCGCTGGTGGACGTGGCCGAGGTGCCGTGGCTCGCCGAGCAGTCCGACCGGCTGGCGGAGCTGGAGTCGGAGGCCCGTCGTGCGCTGGCCGACGCCCGCCTGGCACTCGGCGAGCACATGCGGGTACTGCCGCAGCTGCGGGACGCAGCCGCTGACCACCCGTTCGACGAACGGGTCCAGGGGCAACTGGTGCTGGCGCTGTACCGGTCGGGACGCCAGGCCGACGCACTGGTTGTTCTGCGCGAGGTACGCACCCGGCTGGCCACCGAACTCGGCATCGATCCGGGCCCCGCGCTGCGGGAGCTGGAGGCGGCGGTCCTGCGTCAGGACCCTTCGCTGGCGCCGCCGGGATCCGTCGTCGACATCCGAGGCGGTACCGCACCCGTTTCCGGCCAAGCCGCACCCGGCTGCGCGCGGGCCGCATCCGTCTGTGCGCGAGCTGTCTGCGCGCGAGGCGTGTCCAGCGGCCCCAGGCGGCCGCTGGTGGGCCGGGACCGGGAACTGGCCGTCCTGGACGGGCTGTTGGCTGACTCGGCGTCGTCACCCTTCCTGGTGGTCACCCGGGATCCGGGGATCGGCAAGACCCGGCTGCTGACCGAGCTGGCGGGCCGGGCGCATTCGGCGGGCCGGGTGGTCCTGTGGGGCCGGGCGACGGAGTTCGAGCAGCAGGTGCCCTTCGGGATCGTCGCCGACGCGTTCGCCGACCTGGGAGCGCAGAGCCTGCGGGGCCTGTCCGACGATGACGTGGACCTGCTCCGGGGCATTCTGCCCATGCTGCCGCAAGCGGCCGCGGCGGTTGCCGCCCGCGAAGGGCTGGGCGCGGAGCGCTACCGGCTGCACCGCGCCGTACGGGCCCTGCTGGAGGCGCTGGCCGAACCCGCAGGGCTGATGCTCGTCCTCGACGACATGCACGACCAGGGCTCCGCCGAGTTGCTGGACCATCTCCTGCGCCATCCCCCGCGCGGACAGGTACTGGTGACGGTGTCGTACCGGACTCGGCAACTGTCCGGCCGACTACGCCAGGGACTCGGACGGGCCCTGAAGGACGGCCTCGTCGAGACCGTCGACCTGGGCCCGCTCAGCCCCGACGCCGTCGACGCGATGCTGCCCGCCCGGCTGGCCAGCGCGCGGCGACGCGAAATCCACCAGGCGGGCAGGGGAAACCCGTTCTACGTACTCGCGCTGGCCGCCACCAAGAAGGCCGACCCCGACCGGACGGGCGGAGAGGAACTGCCCGCCCAGGTGCGGGCCGCGCTGACCGCCGAGCTCGACGCCCTCGCCGAGACAGAGGTACTGGTGGCCCAGACAGTGGCCGTGGCCGCGGACACCGCCGAACCCGAACTGGTGGCGCGTACGGCCGGCCTGGGCATCGACGACGTACTGAAGGCGCTGGACACCCTCACGGCCCGCGACCTGCTCCGCCCAATCCAGCACACCGACCGGTTCCGGTTCCGCCATCCCCTCGTACGGCGTGTCGTGTATGACACGGCAGGTCCCGGCTGGCGTATCGCGGCCCACGCCCGTGCGGCCGCGGCGCTGCGCGAGCACGGTGCTTCGGCGGCCGAGCGGGCCCACCACGTGGAACGCTCGGCGCGCCGCGGCGACCAGGAGGCCATAGCGGTCCTGCGGGAAGCCGCCTTTGGTGCCCTGCACAGCAGCCCGGCCTCCGCCGCCCGGTGGCTGGCCGCCGCACTGCGCCTGGCGCCCCACGACGGCGAGATGGCGCCGGTCCGGCTGGACCTGCTGGGCCTGCGCGCGCAGGCGCTGGCCCTCACCGGCCAACTGGAGCAGAGCCGCGAGACCATCTACGAACTGCTGCGGCTGCTGCCGGCCGAGGCCGGCGGGGTCCGGGCCTCGCTGGTGAGCCTGTGTGCCTCGAACGAGCGGCTGCTGGGGCGCCACGCCGAGGCCAAGGCACTCCTGGTCACCGAGCTGGCGCACCACCCGCAGCACGACGCCCGCGCCACCGCGACGCTGCTGGTGACCCTGGCCATCGGCCATCGGCCATCGGCCATCGGCCATCGGCTGGAGGCACACCTCGACGACGTGGACTGGCCGGAAAAGGCGTTGGAAGCCGCCCGCCGTACCGGGGTACGCCCGCTGCTGGCGGGCGCGCTGGCGGCACGGGTACTGGCCGATCAGGGGGGCGGCGAGGTCGACCTGGAATCACTGGGCCGGCTGGATGAGGCGGCCACGCTGGTGGACGCGATGCCGGACGGCGAACTGACCCAGTTGCTGTGTTCGGCCGTGTGGCTCGCGACCGCCGAGATCGTCGAGGAACGCTCCATAGCGCGGTTCGGCACCTGCGGCGGGCACTCGACCTCGCGCGCAGCAGCGGCCAGACGCTTCTCGGCGGCCAGATCCGCATCCTGCTGGCCATGGGGCACGGACTGA
- a CDS encoding DUF418 domain-containing protein, which yields MTETLRPRTQPRLLDVDALRGFALFGILVVNLAYFASGYPFHLVADPAHGSWLDDSVEFGVRLLFEMKFYLLFSFLFGYSFTLQLAAAGRAGADFTARFVRRLGGLFVLGGLHAVLLFQGDILTTYALLGLVLLAVHRIQPRTAVIAAGAIVGVMAVGMAVAALAGVELVTDQGAALAGGRVSTDALAGGLGSVIGEHLRSLPTMAGSLAVQGPLALAAFLVGLAAGRRKLLADGIGRHTVALRRLELVGYPIGLAGALVFAIGGGTVGLAGLAASILTAPLLVGAYVATLLRVFATARGGRLARALAPAGQMALSNYLGQSLLGVLIFTGVGLGLTGDTPPAVVPVVAVGIFVVQLELSRRWLARYRYGPAEWVLRAVTNAERPRMRR from the coding sequence ATGACGGAAACGCTGCGACCGCGCACCCAACCCCGGTTACTTGATGTCGACGCGCTGCGCGGGTTCGCGCTGTTCGGCATCCTTGTTGTGAACCTTGCGTACTTCGCCTCCGGCTACCCGTTCCATCTTGTCGCCGATCCGGCGCATGGCTCCTGGCTGGACGACTCCGTCGAGTTCGGGGTCCGGTTGCTGTTCGAGATGAAGTTCTACCTCCTGTTCTCGTTCCTGTTCGGCTACAGCTTTACCTTGCAGCTGGCCGCCGCGGGCCGTGCCGGCGCGGACTTCACCGCGCGGTTCGTCCGCCGGCTCGGCGGGCTTTTCGTGCTCGGCGGCCTGCATGCGGTGCTGCTGTTCCAGGGTGACATCCTGACCACCTACGCTCTGCTTGGCCTTGTTCTGCTTGCCGTGCACCGGATCCAGCCGAGGACCGCGGTCATCGCCGCGGGGGCGATCGTCGGTGTCATGGCGGTCGGGATGGCCGTGGCTGCGCTGGCTGGCGTCGAATTGGTTACCGACCAGGGCGCCGCGCTCGCCGGCGGTCGCGTGTCGACCGATGCGCTTGCCGGCGGCCTGGGTTCGGTGATCGGCGAGCACCTGCGCTCGCTGCCGACGATGGCCGGAAGTCTTGCTGTGCAGGGTCCGCTCGCGCTTGCCGCGTTCCTCGTCGGGCTGGCCGCCGGCCGGCGGAAGTTGCTCGCCGACGGGATCGGCAGGCACACGGTCGCGCTGCGCCGACTGGAGCTGGTCGGGTACCCGATCGGGCTCGCCGGCGCGCTGGTGTTCGCGATCGGCGGCGGCACTGTGGGCCTGGCCGGGCTGGCGGCGAGCATCCTGACCGCGCCGTTGCTGGTCGGCGCCTACGTGGCGACCCTGCTACGGGTGTTCGCCACCGCGCGCGGCGGCCGGCTGGCACGGGCGCTCGCGCCAGCCGGCCAGATGGCGCTGTCGAACTATCTCGGTCAGTCTCTGCTGGGCGTGCTGATCTTCACCGGCGTTGGGCTCGGGCTGACCGGAGACACGCCGCCGGCGGTCGTGCCGGTCGTCGCCGTCGGTATCTTCGTGGTCCAACTGGAGCTGAGCCGACGCTGGCTCGCGCGGTACCGGTACGGCCCGGCCGAGTGGGTACTGCGGGCCGTCACGAACGCGGAGCGTCCCCGGATGCGCCGCTGA
- a CDS encoding transposase family protein, which produces MGGGIVLLDGSVIRTRRRTGKANRNNYSGKNKWHGLLVIALTDHRGRLLWISAARPGRTSDITACRHNKLTRELREVGLGAIADLGFVGLDDSGPDTETPR; this is translated from the coding sequence ATGGGCGGCGGCATCGTACTGCTGGACGGATCGGTGATTCGCACCCGGCGCAGAACCGGGAAAGCAAACCGGAACAACTACTCCGGCAAGAACAAATGGCACGGCCTGCTCGTGATCGCCCTCACCGACCACCGGGGCCGGCTGCTGTGGATCTCGGCGGCCCGCCCCGGGCGCACCTCGGACATCACCGCCTGCCGGCACAACAAGCTCACCCGGGAACTGCGGGAAGTCGGGCTCGGAGCCATCGCCGACCTGGGATTCGTCGGCCTCGACGACAGCGGCCCCGACACCGAAACCCCGCGGTGA
- a CDS encoding RICIN domain-containing protein — protein MTHQRRRVGLVFAATAALLTGASGMTNAAAAGRTLAAAAADGSYFKVIHKSGMCLDVNGASVTDGAILQLYTCNDGDGQKWTSVPNSDGTHTLLNKKSGKCLDVSNGSTQDNAQIWQWPCNGGSAQRWKALPAGLGWNQLQAQVSGKCLSPKAGATARRTPAVQFTCNGSTSQHWQFTAV, from the coding sequence ATGACCCACCAGCGCAGACGCGTCGGCCTGGTCTTCGCCGCCACCGCGGCACTGTTGACGGGCGCCTCGGGGATGACGAACGCAGCCGCCGCCGGCCGGACCCTCGCAGCGGCCGCGGCCGACGGCAGCTACTTCAAGGTGATCCACAAGAGCGGCATGTGCCTGGACGTCAACGGCGCAAGCGTGACGGACGGCGCCATCCTCCAGCTCTACACCTGCAACGACGGGGACGGACAGAAGTGGACGTCGGTGCCCAATAGCGACGGCACCCACACGTTGCTGAACAAGAAGAGCGGCAAGTGCCTGGATGTGAGCAACGGCTCCACACAGGACAATGCCCAGATCTGGCAGTGGCCCTGCAACGGAGGCTCCGCCCAGCGCTGGAAGGCGCTGCCGGCGGGCCTGGGCTGGAACCAGCTGCAGGCACAGGTCAGCGGCAAGTGCCTGTCCCCCAAGGCCGGGGCCACCGCCCGGCGCACGCCCGCCGTGCAGTTCACCTGCAACGGGAGCACATCCCAGCACTGGCAGTTCACCGCGGTCTGA
- a CDS encoding transposase family protein has product MITGYKAARNRPLTRGQKQSNTALAAVRAPVEHGFAHLRNWRVLGKVRTAPAWATALVRALLVLTNREVAR; this is encoded by the coding sequence GTGATCACCGGCTACAAGGCCGCCCGGAACCGGCCTCTGACGCGAGGCCAGAAGCAGTCCAACACAGCACTGGCGGCTGTCCGGGCACCCGTCGAGCACGGCTTCGCCCACCTCAGGAACTGGCGCGTCCTCGGCAAGGTACGCACCGCCCCCGCCTGGGCGACCGCCCTGGTCCGGGCCTTGCTGGTGCTCACGAACCGCGAAGTCGCCCGATGA
- a CDS encoding helix-turn-helix domain-containing protein, which translates to MAATGQLVKHVIDARVALEVHRLPAHTDEPVAIIARRLSFPDPTNFGKFFTRHIGTCPGTFRHIHQGQ; encoded by the coding sequence ATGGCTGCCACCGGACAGCTGGTGAAGCATGTGATCGATGCCCGTGTCGCGTTGGAGGTGCATCGGTTGCCGGCGCACACGGATGAGCCGGTGGCGATCATCGCCCGCCGTCTGAGTTTTCCCGACCCCACCAACTTCGGGAAGTTCTTCACCCGTCACATCGGCACGTGCCCCGGCACCTTCCGCCACATCCACCAGGGCCAGTAG
- a CDS encoding aminoglycoside adenylyltransferase family protein, with protein sequence MNQVQEIVGLVGGVLGQDVIGTYLHGSSVLGGLRPASDVDVLVVSRRRMDEQDRRTLLDGLMRISGSRNRVRPVELTVVVQSEVRPWRYPPTGDFLYGEWLRAEYEAGEVPQPEPMPDLALLITMALTGDHPLTGPRPAQVLDPVPQADLVRASVAGIPGLLDDLDSDTRNVLLAFARIWTTLATGQIKSKDAAADWALAQLPPEHRAAIEHARQLYLNCRYSEESWSDALQAQVRPHVDRVLAEIDRLLTRTPRM encoded by the coding sequence GTGAATCAGGTTCAGGAGATCGTGGGGCTGGTCGGCGGTGTGCTGGGCCAAGATGTCATCGGCACCTACCTCCACGGCTCCTCCGTGCTCGGTGGACTCAGGCCGGCCAGCGACGTGGACGTGCTGGTCGTCTCCCGGCGGCGGATGGACGAGCAGGATCGACGGACACTCCTCGATGGACTGATGCGGATCTCCGGCTCCCGAAACAGGGTCCGCCCGGTCGAGCTCACTGTGGTCGTCCAGTCCGAGGTCCGGCCGTGGCGGTACCCACCGACCGGCGATTTCCTCTACGGCGAGTGGCTGCGCGCCGAGTACGAGGCCGGGGAGGTCCCTCAGCCGGAGCCGATGCCCGATCTGGCCCTGCTGATCACCATGGCGCTGACCGGCGACCACCCCCTTACCGGCCCGCGCCCTGCGCAGGTCCTCGACCCGGTTCCGCAGGCCGACCTGGTCCGGGCGAGCGTGGCGGGTATCCCCGGCCTGCTCGACGACCTGGACAGCGACACCCGTAACGTCCTGTTGGCCTTCGCCCGCATCTGGACCACGCTCGCCACTGGCCAGATCAAGTCGAAGGACGCCGCCGCCGACTGGGCCCTCGCCCAGCTCCCGCCCGAGCACCGCGCCGCCATCGAGCATGCCCGGCAGCTCTATCTCAACTGCCGCTACTCCGAGGAGAGCTGGAGCGATGCATTGCAGGCGCAGGTGCGTCCGCATGTGGACCGCGTGCTCGCTGAAATCGACCGGCTGCTCACCCGCACCCCGCGGATGTGA
- a CDS encoding glycoside hydrolase family 12 protein has translation MRWQARKSISSKSAGFGRLALIVAVIVGFLSFASPAQAQVYSTCDRWGQYTQGTWTIYNNIWGENHGTQCLTVNSIKSWYVDANHSGGGIKSYPNTSVRPQTPLSQLNSAGFWYNTSSTPVAGGDHWNWTSDIWSAGNQDEIMVFTSWSGGTAGGWGRQIASNVTIGGVRYASVWQADPGWNVLQLIPAQQSNTGTIDASAVWRWAASQNLLRNTTFETMQFGLEITSTSGVQKRYSLNAYSAWWSNTSGGGSSI, from the coding sequence ATGAGATGGCAAGCCCGTAAATCCATCAGCAGCAAGTCGGCCGGGTTCGGTCGGCTGGCCCTGATCGTCGCCGTGATCGTCGGGTTCCTGAGCTTCGCGTCTCCGGCGCAGGCCCAGGTGTACTCCACCTGCGACCGGTGGGGTCAGTACACCCAGGGCACCTGGACGATCTACAACAACATCTGGGGCGAAAACCACGGCACGCAGTGCCTGACCGTCAACAGCATCAAGTCCTGGTACGTCGATGCCAACCACTCCGGCGGCGGGATCAAGTCCTACCCGAACACCTCGGTCCGGCCCCAGACGCCGCTGTCGCAGTTGAACTCGGCGGGCTTCTGGTACAACACGTCGTCGACTCCCGTCGCCGGCGGTGACCACTGGAACTGGACGAGCGACATCTGGTCGGCCGGCAACCAGGACGAGATCATGGTCTTCACCAGCTGGTCCGGGGGGACGGCAGGCGGCTGGGGAAGGCAGATCGCGTCCAACGTGACCATCGGCGGCGTCCGGTACGCGTCGGTCTGGCAGGCCGATCCCGGCTGGAACGTCCTGCAGCTCATCCCCGCCCAGCAGAGCAACACCGGCACCATCGACGCCTCGGCGGTCTGGCGATGGGCCGCGTCGCAGAACCTCCTGCGCAACACCACCTTCGAAACGATGCAGTTCGGCCTCGAGATCACTTCGACCAGCGGCGTGCAGAAGCGGTACTCGCTGAACGCCTACAGCGCCTGGTGGAGCAACACCTCCGGCGGCGGATCAAGCATCTAG